The following coding sequences lie in one Rutidosis leptorrhynchoides isolate AG116_Rl617_1_P2 chromosome 4, CSIRO_AGI_Rlap_v1, whole genome shotgun sequence genomic window:
- the LOC139843209 gene encoding transcription factor bHLH62-like, with translation MDRDFFLNSGIQFESSSQSQWKLMSLMTEMNFPVDQLPAGEISRPNWEKSDQYSQFESAKSSMVTSSVSPVSNNTSLNSSPHKLNLPIMDHFLNENTPRNSVQLNPNVPLIATDPGFAERAAKFSCFGSRSFNSRSDQLVLNSNNASLMPSIGKFPRVSSSPALKIDRSPVGFEENKNSEVINMKMSKLSNSAANSNEESSVSEQLPSGELGFKNHKDSNSRKRKGGSLKGITKKEEEVKDDSNSKKLKKTDEENGGKMEEDTKLPEPPKDYIHVRARRGQATDSHSLAERVRREKISERMKLLQNLVPNCDKVTGKALMLDEIINYVQSLQRQVEFLSMKLATVNPSLDFDTNDIILQNVNHSCGNVSQQTSTFYHQNSQVVFNESAPMTQCVQEFAEPFPQFSEFGQDDLQSIVRMGFGENLDLDSSFFQTTHDRPSNMKIEL, from the exons ATGGACAGAGACTTCTTCCTTAATTCCGGAATACAATTCGAGTCATCCTCTCAATCTCAGTGGAAGCTGATGTCATTGATGACGGAGATGAACTTTCCGGTGGATCAACTTCCTGCCGGAGAAATTTCCCGGCCAAATTGGGAGAAGTCTGATCAGTATTCACAATTTGAATCTGCCAAGTCTTCAATGGTGACATCCTCTGTTTCCCCTGTTTCTAATAACACATCATTAAACTCATCACCACACAAATTAAACTTACCAATTATGGATCATTTTTTGAATGAAAACACACCTCGTAATTCGGTACAATTGAATCCGAATGTACCATTGATCGCAACGGACCCTGGTTTCGCTGAACGAGCTGCAAAGTTTTCGTGTTTCGGTAGTAGGAGTTTTAATAGTAGAAGTGATCAATTGGTGTTAAATTCTAATAATGCTTCTCTGATGCCAAGTATCGGAAAATTTCCTCGAGTTTCGAGTAGCCCCGCATTGAAAATCGATCGATCTCCAGTAGGATTTGAAGAAAACAAGAATTCAGAAGTGATTAATATGAAAATGAGTAAATTATCAAACTCTGCTGCAAATTCTAATGAAGAATCCTCTGTTTCGGAGCAACTTCCAAGTGGGGAACTTGGATTCAAGAATCATAAAGATTCGAATTCGAGGAAACGAAAAGGTGGTTCTTTGAAGGGAATTACAAAAAAG GAGGAAGAAGTCAAAGATGATTCGAATTCAAAAAAATTGAAGAAAACAGATGAAGAAAATGGTGGCAAAATGGAAGAAGATACAAAGCTACCTGAGCCACCAAAGGATTATATTCATGTTAGAGCAAGAAGAGGGCAAGCTACTGATAGTCATAGTTTAGCAGAAAGA GTTAGAAGAGAGAAAATTAGTGAAAGAATGAAGCTTCTTCAAAATCTTGTACCAAATTGTGACAAG GTTACTGGAAAAGCACTTATgcttgatgaaattatcaattatgTACAATCATTGCAAAGACAAGTTGAG TTCCTTTCAATGAAGTTAGCAACTGTTAATCCAAGTCTAGATTTTGACACAAATGACATAATCTTGCAGAAT GTTAATCATTCATGTGGAAATGTATCTCAACAAACATCAACATTTTATCATCAAAACTCACAAGTAGTATTCAATGAGTCAGCCCCAATGACACAATGTGTTCAAGAATTCGCTGAACCTTTTCCTCAG TTTTCAGAATTTGGTCAAGACGATCTACAAAGCATTGTTCGAATGGGTTTTGGTGAAAATCTTGATCTTGATTCGTCATTTTTTCAAACGACTCATGATCGACCATCAAATATGAAAATCGAGCTCTGA